The following coding sequences lie in one Candidatus Schekmanbacteria bacterium genomic window:
- a CDS encoding rubrerythrin family protein yields NCGYLHEGTEAPAVCPACNHKQEHFEVLGENW; encoded by the coding sequence GAATTGCGGTTATCTTCATGAGGGCACGGAAGCGCCGGCAGTTTGCCCGGCATGCAACCATAAACAGGAACACTTCGAGGTTTTGGGTGAAAACTGGTAG